In Desulfovibrio sp. 86, the following proteins share a genomic window:
- a CDS encoding VCBS domain-containing protein — MLASHPLYMPPPGLQTVLKGFTPQSRIELNFSMKDLFVGLEGYNLVFSRNDGSRLVLENYLAPPQPGMQYAPAGPDQHLASLVEAAHPAIIVNGREMSPSFFFSSLGEEDMPLPGIAYVRNASFQDYEHDNLHEGIDSLSGLGSTDGLMRRGGSGADNDDAVGQSLFHTGAGGLYGGGFGGRLDGGLRTGPGWPGTGTGPGGSGTGTGPGTGTGPGTGTGPGGSGTDPGTGPGTGTGPGTDPGTGPGTGPGTGPGTGPGTGPGTGPGTGPGTGPGTGTGPGSDPGTGPGTGGGATGPTAVAAHASLTEDDTDVTGQIPMPQNAAGHNLSFLAQSGIPGQYGIFSVDANGAYSYQLNNTLPSVQGLGEGQTLTETFTYTMGDGAGGVTSNTVTITINGLNDAPTVDSAATSILEDQDHTTGILPTPQDIDTDDSPQYLTQTNSAGQYGYLSLNSDGTYTYTLDNSLPIVQRLGVGDFLTETFTYTVDDGHGGTASGNLVITIHGTNDVPTVAAATAEVDEDGPVLMGVLPTPHDVDAGDVPQFVPQTGSVGAYGVLTVDAQGNYSYVLDNSRPEIQALSQGDTLTEQFVFTVTDGQSYVSKTLTITINGTNDVPTVAASSASLTEHQGLVGGTLPTPHDVDANDTLNFIEQHNAPGQYGNFSVDAAGNYTYVLDYAAPDLQHLAEGQQLTEVFTYTVYDNHGGMASNTITITINGVNDAPQVSAAVASIDEDVASISGTLPAPTDADAGDVAHFVPQADVPGQYGSFTLQADGTYSYTLDNALPVVQQLGVGSQLIETFTYTVTDQHGATASNTITITINGTNSAPQVSAATASIFEDDASISGTLPTPTDVNANDVVLFQPQTDAQGQYGSFTLQADGSYTYTLDNALPVVQQLGVGAHLTETFTYTVTDQHGATASNTITITINGTNDAPQVSAAVITVPGDATDVSGTLPTPTDVDVGDVPQYDAQNTVGQFGTFTLQPDGSYTFTLDNSLPAVAQLSAGEQLTETFTATVRDPHGATSTSTITITINGTNSAPQVSAATASIFEDDASISGTLPTPTDVNANDVVLFQPQTDAQGQYGSFTLQADGSYTYTLNNALDAVQQLGVGAHLTETFTYTVTDQHGATASNTITITINGTNDAPQVSAAVITVPGDATDVSGTLPTPTDVDAGDVPHYDAQNTVGQFGTFTLQPDGSYTFTLDNSLPAVAQLGAGEQLTETFTATVRDQHGATATSTITITINGTNSAPQVSAATASIFEDDASISGTLPTPTDVNANDVVLFQPQTDAQGQYGSFTLQADGSYTYTLNNALDAVQQLGVGAHLTETFTYTVTDQHGATASNTITITINGTNDAPQVSAAVITVPGDATDVSGTLPTPTDVDAGDVPQYDAQNTVGQFGTFTLQPDGSYTFTLDNSLPAVAQLGAGEQLTETFTATVRDPHGATATSTITITINGTNSAPQVSAATASIFEDDASISGTLPTPTDVNANDVVLFMPQTNAQGQYGSFTLQADGSYTYTLDNALPAVQQLGVGAHLTETFTYTVTDQHGATASNTITITINGTNDAPQVSAAVITVPGDATDVSGTLPTPTDVDAGDVPQYDAQNTVGQFGTFTLQPDGSYTFTLDNSQPAVAQLGAGEQLTETFTATVRDPHGATATSTITITINGTNSAPQVSAATASIFEDDASISGTLPTPTDVNANDVVLFMPQTNAQGQYGNFTLQADGSYSYTLDNALPVVQQLGVGAHLTETFTYTVTDQHGATASNTITITINGTNDAPQVSAAVIFIQNDETSVSGNLPAPTDVDAGDVPHYVAQNTVGQFGTLTLQPDGSYTYVLNNSLPAVQGLGHGGKLTETFTATVTDQHGGIVSSTITLTIHGTNTAPQVSAAVASINEDDASISGTLPTPTDVDAGDSAHFVPQADAPGQYGSFTLQADGTYTYTLNNALAAVQQLGVGAQLTETFTYTVMDQFGATASNTITITINGTNDAPQVSAAVAGINEDVAAISGTLPTPTDVDAGDSVHFVPQTDAPGQYGSFTLHADGTYTYTLNNALAAVQQLGVGAQLTETFTYTVTDQHNATGTNTITITINGTNDAPQVSAAVASINEDDASISGILPTPTDVDAGDSAHFVPQTDAPGQYGSFILHADGTYTYTLNNALAAVQQLGVGAQLTESFTYTVKDQHGATGTNTITITINGTNDAPQVSAAVASINEDDASISGILPMPTDVDAGDSVHFVPQTDAPGQYGSFTLHADGTYTYTLNNALAAVQQLGVGSQLTETFTYTVTDQHNATGTNTITITINGANDAPQVSAAVASINEDDVSISGILPTPTDVDAGDSAHFVPQTDAPGQYGSFTLHADGTYAYTLNNALAAVQQLGVGSQLTETFTYTVKDQHGATGTNTITITINGANDAPQVSAAVASIYEDAASISGILPTPTDVDAGDSAHFEPQSNAPGQYGSFTLLADGSYVYALNNALAAVQQLGVGAHLTETFTYTVTDQHGATASNTITITINGTNDAPQVSAAVIFIPNNVTDASGTLPMPTDVDAGDIPQYIAQSTVGQFGTFTLQADGSYTFALNNALPAVAQLGVGEQLSETFTASATDQHGATSSNSITITIKGTNSAPQVSAATASINEDDAAISGTLPTPTDVNANDVVHFVPQANAPGQYGSFTLHADGTYTYTLNNALSVVQQLGVGAQLTESFTYTVADQHGATASNTITITINGTNDAPQVSAAVASINEDVASISGTLPTPTDVDAGDSVHFVPQTNAPGQYGNFTLQADGSYAYALNNALPVVQQLGVGAHLTETFTYTVKDQHGATGTNTITITINGANDAPQVSAAVASINEDDASISGTLPAPTDVDTGDTVSFLSQASTQGLYGSFTLQANGAYTYTLNNALPVVQQLGEGQHLTETFTYTVKDQHGAAASSTMTITINGTNDNPVIAPIVTTPLKEDSVFTSAGTLTVTDVDLGDTAVFQAQNMAGLYGSFVLNSNGAYVYTLNNSLPAVQGLGHGEQLVETFTVAANDGHGGIAARTISFTINGTNDAPSVGSATVSMNNATDKLYGKLPTPTDPDNTLDNIISDNVTFIPRPHVHGDYGTFSLNADGSYVYDLNTGLLAVVLLTLGAKLTDRFSYTVVDEHGATASNTIDIVITGGLLGSISLTTVLDGATSLLGNLLIPEFSNATFSLQSSPNGQYGTLTLNSNGTYTYNLSAQGISESQKLGEGETSTDVFMVKVTSGLKSVVTPLTITIVGSNDAPTVQPSQLFVSEDDVSAMYGQLVMADPDRSDTPRAVPQTTDGQYGTFFLNPNGSYTYVLNKDSAVVKALNDGDTLDETFTVTVVDGHGGSAQSTVTVTIHGSGEAPLMQGASAMRLFFVSDEVNASASPEQNQATTEDHNATAQNSHDAAPHADANASVLAADSSAQTGHENTQSDAPAAAATPETADKASAANHTTATGEGSAQEQAHAGADATHKDTANTDAAHANAADASHTDTATASAEHTDASQTEATHASTTHADVDHTGTGNAETEHAATNAPAVHADTLDEELANSFMNDQTGPLIIDLEDALPSAARGTDAANGAQPPAAQADSLFPTETQSPGTLANAADAAAHDAMAASSEQPTQAQAQSASPQPQSAEAQTAPATPAASAPGPDIMESEADQMAVLQHLTQNGH, encoded by the coding sequence ATGCTTGCTTCACATCCCCTGTACATGCCCCCTCCAGGGCTTCAGACAGTACTCAAGGGCTTTACGCCCCAGTCACGCATTGAGCTGAACTTTTCCATGAAAGATCTTTTTGTCGGGCTGGAAGGGTACAATCTCGTCTTTTCACGCAACGACGGCTCCCGGCTGGTTCTTGAGAACTATCTGGCCCCGCCCCAGCCCGGCATGCAGTATGCGCCGGCTGGCCCCGACCAGCACCTGGCATCCCTGGTGGAAGCCGCGCACCCTGCCATCATCGTCAATGGCAGGGAAATGTCGCCCTCGTTCTTTTTTTCCTCCCTGGGCGAGGAGGACATGCCCCTGCCGGGCATTGCCTATGTGCGTAACGCGTCTTTTCAGGACTATGAGCATGACAACCTCCACGAGGGCATTGACTCTTTGAGCGGCCTCGGCTCCACCGACGGATTGATGCGTCGCGGCGGGTCGGGAGCGGATAACGATGACGCCGTGGGGCAGAGCCTGTTCCATACCGGGGCTGGCGGCCTCTATGGTGGCGGCTTTGGCGGCAGACTGGACGGCGGGCTCCGTACCGGGCCAGGCTGGCCGGGAACAGGTACTGGCCCCGGTGGCTCCGGCACTGGTACCGGGCCTGGCACTGGCACTGGGCCGGGCACAGGCACTGGCCCCGGCGGTTCTGGTACTGATCCGGGTACCGGGCCGGGCACGGGCACTGGGCCAGGTACTGATCCGGGTACAGGACCGGGTACAGGACCGGGCACAGGACCAGGCACAGGACCGGGTACAGGACCGGGCACAGGACCGGGTACAGGACCGGGCACAGGACCGGGCACGGGCACTGGGCCGGGGTCGGATCCGGGCACTGGGCCGGGCACTGGCGGAGGCGCCACTGGCCCCACCGCAGTGGCGGCCCATGCCAGCCTGACTGAAGACGATACGGATGTAACCGGCCAGATCCCCATGCCGCAGAACGCGGCAGGTCACAATCTGTCATTTTTGGCGCAAAGCGGCATCCCGGGGCAATACGGAATCTTCAGCGTGGACGCCAATGGCGCATATTCGTACCAACTGAACAACACGTTGCCCAGCGTCCAGGGTCTTGGGGAAGGCCAGACGCTTACCGAAACCTTCACCTATACAATGGGCGACGGCGCGGGCGGCGTCACCTCCAACACGGTCACCATTACCATCAATGGCCTCAATGACGCGCCCACAGTAGATTCCGCCGCCACTTCCATCCTTGAGGATCAGGACCACACCACAGGCATTCTGCCCACGCCGCAGGATATCGACACAGACGACTCCCCCCAGTATCTGACGCAGACAAACTCGGCAGGACAGTACGGCTACCTCAGCCTCAATAGCGACGGAACCTATACCTATACGCTGGACAACAGCCTGCCCATTGTCCAGCGATTGGGCGTCGGCGACTTTTTGACGGAAACGTTCACCTATACTGTGGATGACGGGCACGGAGGCACAGCGTCCGGCAACCTCGTCATCACCATACACGGAACCAACGACGTGCCCACGGTGGCGGCCGCCACTGCCGAGGTGGACGAGGACGGCCCGGTGCTCATGGGCGTTCTGCCCACGCCCCACGATGTGGACGCGGGCGATGTGCCGCAGTTCGTGCCGCAAACCGGCAGTGTGGGGGCATACGGCGTGCTTACCGTGGATGCCCAGGGCAACTACAGCTATGTTCTGGACAACTCGCGCCCGGAAATCCAGGCGCTCAGCCAGGGCGACACGCTCACGGAACAATTTGTTTTTACCGTTACGGACGGTCAGAGCTACGTCAGCAAAACCCTGACCATCACCATCAACGGCACCAACGACGTGCCCACCGTAGCGGCCTCGTCAGCCTCGCTGACCGAGCATCAGGGTCTTGTGGGTGGAACCCTGCCCACGCCGCACGATGTGGATGCCAATGACACCCTGAACTTCATCGAGCAGCACAACGCTCCCGGCCAGTACGGCAACTTCAGCGTGGATGCCGCCGGAAACTATACCTACGTGCTTGACTACGCCGCGCCCGATCTCCAGCATTTGGCCGAGGGTCAGCAACTTACCGAAGTTTTTACCTATACTGTGTACGACAACCATGGCGGCATGGCCTCCAACACCATTACCATCACCATCAACGGCGTCAATGACGCCCCTCAGGTCAGCGCGGCCGTGGCTTCCATTGATGAGGACGTTGCCAGCATCAGCGGCACCCTGCCCGCCCCCACGGACGCGGACGCAGGGGACGTGGCGCACTTCGTGCCCCAGGCCGATGTTCCTGGCCAGTACGGCAGCTTCACCCTGCAGGCGGACGGCACCTACTCCTACACGCTCGATAATGCCCTGCCGGTTGTCCAGCAGCTTGGCGTGGGCAGCCAGCTCATCGAAACATTTACCTACACCGTCACGGATCAGCACGGCGCCACCGCGTCCAACACCATCACCATCACCATCAACGGCACCAACAGCGCGCCGCAGGTCAGCGCAGCCACGGCCAGCATTTTTGAAGACGATGCCAGCATCAGCGGCACTCTGCCCACGCCCACGGACGTAAACGCCAATGACGTGGTGCTGTTCCAGCCCCAGACCGACGCTCAGGGCCAGTACGGCAGTTTTACGTTGCAGGCGGATGGCAGTTACACCTACACTCTCGATAATGCCCTGCCAGTTGTCCAGCAGCTTGGCGTGGGGGCGCACCTCACCGAGACCTTTACCTATACCGTCACGGATCAGCACGGCGCGACCGCGTCCAACACCATTACCATCACTATCAACGGCACCAACGACGCCCCGCAGGTCAGCGCAGCTGTCATCACTGTCCCCGGTGACGCCACCGACGTCAGCGGAACCCTGCCCACGCCTACAGACGTGGATGTGGGCGACGTGCCGCAATACGATGCGCAAAACACGGTGGGCCAGTTTGGCACCTTCACCCTGCAGCCCGACGGCAGCTATACCTTTACCCTTGACAACTCCCTGCCTGCGGTGGCGCAGCTGAGTGCGGGCGAACAGCTTACGGAAACCTTCACCGCCACCGTCAGAGACCCGCACGGAGCGACATCGACCAGCACCATCACCATTACCATCAACGGCACCAACAGCGCGCCGCAGGTCAGCGCCGCCACGGCCAGTATTTTTGAAGACGATGCCAGCATCAGCGGCACCCTGCCCACGCCCACGGACGTGAACGCCAATGACGTGGTGCTGTTCCAGCCCCAGACCGACGCTCAGGGCCAGTACGGCAGTTTTACGTTGCAGGCGGATGGCAGCTACACCTACACGCTCAACAACGCTCTGGACGCAGTGCAACAACTTGGCGTGGGGGCGCACCTCACCGAAACCTTTACCTATACCGTCACGGATCAGCACGGCGCAACCGCGTCCAATACCATCACCATCACCATCAATGGCACCAACGACGCCCCGCAGGTCAGCGCCGCCGTTATCACTGTCCCCGGTGACGCCACCGACGTCAGCGGAACCCTGCCCACGCCCACAGACGTGGATGCGGGCGACGTGCCGCACTACGATGCGCAAAACACGGTGGGCCAGTTTGGCACCTTTACCCTGCAGCCCGACGGCAGCTATACCTTTACCCTCGACAACTCCCTGCCTGCGGTGGCGCAGCTTGGCGCGGGCGAACAGCTTACGGAAACCTTCACCGCCACCGTCAGAGACCAGCACGGGGCGACCGCGACCAGCACCATCACCATTACCATCAACGGCACCAACAGCGCGCCGCAGGTCAGCGCCGCCACGGCCAGCATTTTTGAAGACGATGCCAGCATCAGCGGCACCCTGCCCACGCCCACGGACGTGAACGCCAATGACGTGGTGCTGTTCCAGCCCCAGACCGACGCTCAGGGCCAGTACGGCAGTTTTACGTTGCAGGCGGATGGCAGCTACACCTACACGCTCAACAACGCTCTGGACGCAGTGCAACAACTTGGCGTGGGTGCTCATCTTACCGAAACCTTTACCTATACCGTCACGGATCAGCACGGCGCAACCGCGTCCAACACCATTACCATCACTATCAACGGCACCAACGACGCCCCGCAGGTCAGCGCCGCTGTCATCACTGTCCCCGGTGACGCCACCGACGTCAGCGGAACCTTGCCCACGCCCACAGACGTGGATGCAGGCGACGTGCCGCAATACGATGCGCAAAACACGGTGGGCCAGTTTGGCACCTTTACCCTGCAGCCCGACGGCAGCTATACCTTTACCCTCGACAACTCCCTGCCTGCGGTGGCGCAGCTTGGCGCGGGCGAACAGCTTACGGAAACCTTCACCGCCACCGTCAGAGACCCGCACGGGGCGACCGCGACCAGCACCATCACCATTACCATCAACGGCACCAACAGCGCGCCGCAGGTCAGCGCCGCCACGGCCAGTATTTTTGAGGATGACGCCAGCATCAGCGGCACCCTGCCCACGCCCACGGACGTGAACGCCAATGACGTGGTGCTGTTCATGCCCCAGACAAACGCTCAGGGCCAGTACGGCAGCTTCACCCTGCAGGCGGACGGCAGCTATACCTACACTCTCGATAATGCCCTGCCAGCTGTCCAGCAACTTGGCGTGGGGGCGCACCTCACCGAGACCTTTACCTATACCGTCACGGATCAGCACGGCGCGACCGCATCCAACACCATCACCATCACCATCAACGGCACCAACGACGCCCCGCAGGTCAGCGCGGCCGTCATCACTGTCCCCGGTGACGCCACCGACGTCAGTGGAACCCTGCCCACGCCCACAGACGTGGATGCCGGCGACGTGCCGCAATACGATGCGCAAAACACGGTGGGCCAGTTTGGCACCTTCACCCTGCAGCCCGACGGCAGCTATACCTTTACCCTCGACAACTCTCAGCCTGCGGTGGCGCAGCTTGGCGCGGGCGAACAGCTTACGGAAACCTTCACCGCCACCGTCAGAGACCCGCACGGGGCGACCGCGACCAGCACCATCACCATTACCATCAACGGCACCAACAGCGCGCCGCAGGTCAGCGCCGCCACGGCCAGTATTTTTGAGGATGACGCCAGCATCAGCGGCACCCTGCCCACGCCCACGGACGTGAACGCCAATGACGTGGTGCTGTTCATGCCCCAGACCAATGCTCAGGGCCAGTACGGCAACTTCACCCTGCAGGCGGACGGCAGTTACTCCTACACTCTCGATAACGCCCTGCCAGTTGTCCAGCAGCTTGGCGTGGGGGCGCACCTCACCGAGACCTTTACCTATACCGTCACGGATCAGCACGGCGCCACCGCGTCCAATACCATCACCATCACCATCAACGGCACCAACGACGCCCCGCAGGTCAGCGCGGCTGTCATCTTTATTCAAAACGATGAAACCAGCGTCAGTGGAAATCTGCCCGCGCCCACAGACGTGGATGCGGGCGACGTGCCGCACTACGTCGCGCAAAACACTGTGGGCCAGTTTGGCACCCTCACGCTGCAGCCCGATGGCAGTTACACCTATGTACTCAACAACTCCCTGCCTGCGGTGCAGGGCTTAGGGCATGGCGGCAAGCTCACGGAAACGTTCACCGCTACCGTCACAGACCAGCACGGGGGGATCGTATCCAGCACCATAACACTGACCATTCATGGCACCAACACCGCGCCTCAGGTCAGCGCGGCTGTCGCGTCCATCAATGAGGATGATGCCAGCATCAGCGGCACCCTGCCCACGCCCACAGACGTGGACGCGGGCGACAGCGCGCACTTTGTGCCCCAGGCCGATGCTCCCGGCCAGTACGGCAGCTTCACCCTGCAGGCGGACGGCACCTACACCTACACGCTCAACAACGCCCTGGCCGCAGTGCAGCAGCTTGGCGTTGGAGCGCAACTGACCGAAACATTTACCTATACTGTTATGGATCAGTTCGGCGCCACCGCGTCCAACACCATCACCATCACCATCAACGGCACCAACGACGCCCCGCAGGTCAGCGCAGCCGTGGCCGGCATCAACGAAGACGTTGCCGCCATCAGCGGCACCCTGCCCACGCCCACGGATGTGGACGCGGGCGACAGCGTGCACTTTGTGCCCCAGACCGATGCTCCCGGCCAGTACGGCAGCTTTACCCTGCACGCGGACGGCACCTACACCTACACGCTCAACAACGCCCTGGCCGCAGTACAGCAGCTTGGCGTTGGAGCGCAACTGACCGAAACTTTTACCTATACCGTCACGGATCAGCACAACGCTACGGGCACAAATACCATTACCATCACCATCAACGGCACCAATGACGCGCCGCAGGTCAGCGCCGCCGTCGCGTCCATCAATGAGGATGACGCCAGTATCAGCGGCATTCTGCCCACGCCCACAGACGTGGACGCGGGCGACAGCGCGCACTTTGTGCCCCAGACCGATGCCCCCGGCCAGTACGGCAGCTTTATCCTGCACGCGGACGGCACCTACACCTACACGCTTAACAACGCCCTGGCAGCTGTGCAGCAGCTTGGCGTTGGAGCGCAACTGACCGAGTCCTTTACCTATACGGTCAAGGACCAGCATGGAGCCACGGGCACAAATACCATTACCATCACCATCAACGGCACCAATGACGCGCCGCAGGTCAGCGCCGCCGTCGCGTCCATCAATGAGGATGACGCCAGCATCAGCGGCATTCTGCCCATGCCCACGGATGTGGACGCGGGCGACAGCGTGCACTTTGTGCCCCAGACCGACGCTCCCGGCCAGTATGGCAGCTTTACCCTGCATGCGGACGGCACCTACACCTACACACTCAACAACGCCCTGGCAGCTGTGCAACAGCTTGGCGTGGGCAGCCAACTGACCGAAACTTTTACCTATACCGTCACGGATCAGCACAACGCTACGGGCACAAATACCATTACCATCACCATCAACGGCGCCAATGACGCCCCGCAGGTCAGCGCCGCCGTCGCGTCCATCAATGAGGATGACGTCAGCATCAGCGGCATTCTGCCCACGCCCACGGACGTGGACGCGGGCGACAGCGCGCACTTTGTGCCCCAGACCGATGCTCCCGGCCAGTACGGCAGCTTTACCCTGCACGCGGACGGCACCTACGCCTACACGCTCAACAACGCCCTGGCAGCTGTGCAGCAGCTTGGCGTGGGCAGCCAGCTGACCGAGACCTTTACCTATACGGTCAAGGACCAGCATGGAGCTACGGGCACAAATACCATCACCATCACCATCAACGGCGCCAACGACGCCCCGCAGGTCAGCGCCGCCGTGGCCAGCATCTATGAAGACGCTGCCAGCATCAGCGGCATCCTGCCCACGCCCACGGATGTGGACGCGGGCGACAGCGCGCATTTCGAGCCCCAATCCAATGCCCCCGGCCAGTACGGCAGCTTTACCCTGCTGGCGGACGGCAGCTATGTCTACGCGCTCAACAACGCCCTGGCCGCAGTGCAACAACTTGGCGTTGGAGCGCACCTGACCGAGACCTTTACCTATACCGTCACGGATCAGCACGGCGCGACCGCGTCCAACACCATTACCATCACCATCAACGGCACCAACGACGCCCCGCAGGTCAGCGCGGCCGTCATTTTTATTCCCAATAACGTCACTGACGCCAGTGGAACCCTGCCCATGCCCACTGATGTGGATGCGGGCGATATCCCGCAGTACATAGCGCAAAGCACGGTCGGTCAGTTTGGCACCTTCACCCTTCAGGCCGATGGCAGCTACACCTTCGCGCTCAACAATGCCCTGCCAGCCGTGGCGCAACTTGGCGTTGGCGAGCAACTTTCCGAAACATTCACCGCCTCCGCCACTGACCAGCATGGGGCCACATCGTCCAACAGCATTACCATCACCATCAAGGGCACCAACAGTGCGCCGCAGGTCAGTGCCGCTACGGCGAGCATCAATGAAGACGATGCGGCTATCAGCGGCACCTTGCCCACGCCCACGGATGTGAACGCCAATGACGTGGTGCACTTTGTGCCCCAGGCCAACGCTCCCGGCCAGTACGGCAGCTTCACCCTGCACGCGGACGGCACCTACACCTACACGCTGAATAACGCCCTGTCGGTCGTCCAGCAGCTTGGCGTTGGAGCGCAACTGACCGAGAGCTTTACCTATACCGTCGCGGATCAGCATGGCGCTACTGCGTCCAATACCATTACCATCACCATCAACGGCACCAACGACGCGCCGCAGGTCAGCGCCGCCGTGGCCAGCATCAATGAAGACGTTGCCAGCATCAGCGGCACCCTGCCCACGCCCACGGATGTGGACGCGGGCGACAGCGTGCACTTTGTGCCCCAGACCAACGCTCCCGGCCAATACGGTAACTTCACCCTTCAGGCCGATGGCAGCTACGCCTACGCGCTCAACAATGCCCTGCCGGTTGTCCAGCAGCTTGGCGTTGGAGCGCACCTGACCGAGACCTTTACCTATACGGTCAAGGACCAGCATGGAGCTACGGGCACAAATACCATCACCATCACCATCAACGGCGCCAACGACGCCCCGCAGGTCAGTGCCGCCGTGGCCAGCATCAATGAAGATGACGCCAGCATCAGCGGCACCCTGCCTGCCCCCACAGACGTGGACACGGGCGACACGGTAAGCTTCCTGTCCCAGGCCTCCACTCAGGGGCTCTATGGCAGCTTCACCCTGCAGGCGAATGGCGCCTATACCTACACGCTCAACAACGCCCTGCCGGTCGTCCAGCAGCTTGGCGAGGGACAGCATCTCACTGAAACCTTTACCTATACGGTCAAGGATCAGCACGGCGCCGCAGCCTCCAGCACCATGACCATTACCATCAACGGCACCAACGACAATCCCGTTATTGCCCCCATTGTCACAACACCCCTCAAGGAAGACAGCGTCTTTACGTCTGCCGGCACGCTTACGGTGACGGATGTGGACTTGGGCGACACCGCCGTATTCCAGGCGCAGAACATGGCGGGCCTGTACGGCAGCTTTGTGCTCAACAGCAACGGAGCATACGTCTACACGCTCAACAACAGCCTGCCAGCCGTGCAGGGCCTGGGACATGGCGAACAGCTTGTGGAAACGTTTACCGTGGCAGCCAATGACGGACACGGCGGCATCGCCGCGCGCACGATTTCCTTCACCATCAACGGCACCAATGACGCGCCTTCGGTTGGTTCCGCCACGGTAAGCATGAACAATGCAACGGACAAACTCTACGGCAAACTGCCCACCCCCACGGACCCGGACAACACGCTCGACAATATCATCAGCGACAATGTGACCTTTATCCCGCGGCCACATGTGCATGGCGATTACGGCACATTTTCGCTGAATGCTGACGGCTCCTATGTCTACGACCTCAACACGGGGCTGTTGGCTGTGGTGTTGCTTACACTGGGAGCCAAGCTCACAGACAGATTCTCATATACTGTTGTGGACGAACACGGCGCAACGGCCAGCAACACCATTGACATCGTCATTACAGGCGGCCTGCTGGGGAGCATCAGCCTCACCACCGTCCTTGATGGCGCGACAAGCCTGTTGGGCAACCTGCTGATTCCCGAATTCTCCAATGCCACCTTCTCACTGCAAAGCAGCCCCAATGGGCAGTACGGCACGCTGACCCTCAACAGCAACGGCACATATACCTACAACCTCTCGGCTCAAGGCATAAGTGAAAGCCAAAAGCTCGGCGAAGGCGAAACCTCCACAGACGTTTTTATGGTAAAGGTCACGTCCGGCTTAAAGTCCGTGGTCACCCCGCTGACCATCACCATCGTCGGCTCCAATGACGCGCCGACAGTCCAGCCATCCCAGCTTTTCGTTTCAGAAGACGACGTTTCCGCCATGTACGGCCAGCTTGTCATGGCTGACCCGGACAGGTCGGACACGCCAAGAGCGGTGCCCCAGACCACCGATGGCCAGTACGGCACCTTCTTCCTCAACCCCAACGGTTCCTACACCTATGTGCTGAACAAGGACTCCGCCGTCGTAAAGGCCCTGAATGACGGCGATACGCTTGACGAAACCTTTACCGTCACCGTGGTTGACGGGCATGGCGGTTCAGCCCAGAGCACCGTGACCGTGACCATCCACGGTTCGGGTGAGGCCCCCCTCATGCAGGGCGCGAGCGCCATGCGCCTCTTCTTTGTTTCCGACGAAGTGAACGCTTCCGCCAGCCCTGAACAGAACCAGGCGACCACGGAAGACCACAACGCCACTGCCCAGAACAGTCATGACGCCGCACCCCATGCCGACGCCAATGCGAGCGTGCTGGCAGCCGACAGCAGTGCGCAAACCGGTCACGAAAACACGCAGAGCGACGCTCCGGCAGCCGCAGCCACGCCGGAAACAGCGGACAAGGCCTCCGCTGCAAATCACACAACCGCCACTGGAGAAGGCAGCGCCCAGGAACAGGCGCACGCGGGTGCGGACGCGACGCACAAGGATACGGCGAACACGGACGCAGCGCACGCAAATGCGGCGGATGCCAGCCATACGGACACGGCCACCGCTAGCGCCGAGCACACGGACGCCAGTCAAACAGAAGCCACGCACGCAAGCACCACGCACGCGGACGTGGACCACACGGGCACTGGCAACGCGGAAACGGAGCATGCCGCAACCAACGCACCCGCCGTGCACGCCGACACGCTGGATGAAGAGCTGGCCAACAGCTTCATGAACGATCAAACCGGCCCCCTGATCATTGACCTTGAAGACGCCCTGCCCTCCGCAGCGCGAGGAACTGACGCCGCAAATGGCGCACAACCCCCGGCCGCGCAGGCCGATAGCCTCTTCCCCACGGAAACGCAAAGCCCAGGAACGCTGGCCAACGCCGCCGACGCTGCGGCGCACGACGCCATGGCGGCATCCTCCGAGCAACCGACGCAAGCGCAGGCCCAAAGCGCAAGCCCGCAACCGCAAAGCGCTGAAGCCCAGACCGCCCCTGCCACCCCTGCCGCATCTGCCCCAGGGCCGGATATTATGGAAAGCGAAGCAGACCAGATGGCCGTGTTGCAGCATTTGACGCAGAACGGGCACTAG